One genomic window of Spirochaetia bacterium 38H-sp includes the following:
- a CDS encoding ATP-binding protein, which yields MHYSLSDFILELVQNSLEAGANDLHLIIKEEGHFFMQLSDNGKGMTEEEKNRALDPFFTDGIKHPNRRVGLGLAFLSQMVSQVQGDFSVISGKNKGTCVSFSVPLDNVDTPPVGDISSAIRQAFSYDYDYELFIERTCPSGYSYTLSRREIASVLGDFSIVENALLLDSFIREQEASCNT from the coding sequence ATGCACTATTCGCTCTCGGATTTTATACTGGAGCTTGTACAAAATTCTCTGGAAGCGGGAGCGAATGACTTGCATCTTATTATAAAAGAAGAAGGACATTTTTTTATGCAGCTTTCTGATAATGGAAAGGGTATGACAGAAGAGGAGAAAAACAGAGCTCTTGATCCTTTTTTTACAGATGGGATAAAACATCCCAATAGAAGAGTAGGTCTTGGGCTTGCTTTTCTATCTCAGATGGTTTCACAGGTGCAGGGGGATTTTTCTGTTATAAGCGGGAAAAACAAGGGTACCTGTGTGAGCTTTTCTGTTCCTCTTGATAATGTGGATACCCCTCCTGTGGGTGACATCTCTTCTGCTATAAGGCAGGCTTTTTCTTATGACTATGATTATGAGCTCTTTATTGAGAGAACTTGCCCTTCTGGCTATTCTTACACTCTTTCCAGAAGAGAAATTGCTTCTGTATTGGGCGATTTCTCTATAGTTGAGAATGCCCTTCTTCTTGACTCCTTTATCAGGGAGCAGGAAGCTTCCTGTAATACCTAA
- a CDS encoding (2Fe-2S) ferredoxin domain-containing protein — MAKMTLEQLRKLREEKKKQLDMRDPDNKQIHIVVGMGTSGIAAGAKDTLDAFLRCIENRGLTNVAVRQVGSFGLDYAEPTVEVVMPDMPRVIYGKVTPDVAEKIVLEHIIGKKLVENHVYDRPAADIVDKE, encoded by the coding sequence ATGGCAAAGATGACTTTGGAACAGCTTAGAAAGCTGAGAGAAGAAAAGAAAAAACAGTTGGATATGCGCGACCCCGATAATAAGCAAATACATATTGTTGTTGGTATGGGTACCAGTGGTATCGCAGCAGGTGCAAAGGATACCCTGGATGCATTCTTAAGATGTATAGAAAATAGGGGTCTTACCAATGTTGCGGTAAGGCAGGTTGGTAGCTTTGGCCTTGATTATGCGGAGCCAACTGTCGAGGTTGTTATGCCCGATATGCCGCGTGTTATTTACGGGAAGGTTACGCCCGATGTAGCGGAGAAGATTGTTCTTGAGCATATCATAGGCAAAAAGCTTGTAGAAAACCACGTTTACGATCGGCCTGCTGCCGACATAGTGGATAAAGAGTAG
- a CDS encoding NADH-quinone oxidoreductase subunit NuoF yields the protein MAYKQYVLICGGTGCESNKSDTIYKNFLSLLEKENLQSDVQVLKTGCFGFCEQGPIVKVLPDESFYVQVKPEDAEGIVNEHLIKGRPVSNLLYNKEQSKEFAKVDDIEFYQKQFRVVLRNCGFINPEDINEYIARDGYAALEKALFEMSPDDIIEELKISGLRGRGGAGFPTWRKWAFSKAVESDVKYIVCNADEGDPGAYMDRSVLEGDPHSVLEAMTIAAKAVGATKGFIYVRAEYPLAIHRLKVAIKQSREMGLLGEDIMGSGFSFDIEIRLGAGAFVCGEETALLASIEGSRGTPRPRPPFPAVKGLWGKPTVINNVETLANIPVIITRGGKWFSGIGTETSKGTKVFALTGKINNSGLVEVPMGTPLRDIVFNIGGGIPNGKKFKAVQTGGPSGGVITEEYLDTPIDYENLQKLGSIMGSGGMIVMDEDDCMVNVAKFYLGFTVDESCGKCSPCRIGGRKLYNLLDKISKGNGTMEDLETIKEIGHTMQKASLCGLGQTAPNPVLSTMRYFEDEYKAHIIDKTCPTGKCVDLVTYTIISDKCIGCGLCARRCPVNAISGEKKQPHLIDQTKCIKCGECYAACKFSAIEKK from the coding sequence ATGGCATATAAGCAGTATGTTCTTATCTGTGGCGGCACAGGGTGTGAATCCAATAAATCAGATACTATCTATAAAAACTTTCTATCCCTGCTTGAAAAAGAAAATCTTCAGTCTGATGTGCAGGTTCTTAAGACAGGATGTTTTGGGTTTTGCGAGCAGGGACCTATTGTAAAGGTTCTTCCTGATGAGTCTTTTTATGTACAGGTTAAGCCGGAAGATGCAGAAGGCATAGTAAATGAGCATCTTATAAAAGGCCGTCCGGTTTCCAATCTGTTATACAACAAAGAGCAGAGTAAAGAGTTTGCAAAGGTTGATGATATAGAGTTTTATCAGAAACAGTTTAGAGTTGTTCTGAGAAACTGCGGTTTTATCAATCCGGAAGATATCAATGAGTATATTGCCCGAGATGGGTATGCTGCACTGGAGAAGGCTCTTTTTGAGATGAGTCCCGATGACATAATAGAAGAACTTAAGATATCAGGCCTTAGAGGAAGGGGGGGGGCAGGATTCCCCACTTGGAGAAAATGGGCTTTTTCTAAGGCAGTAGAGAGTGACGTAAAATACATAGTATGTAATGCAGACGAGGGCGATCCCGGCGCTTACATGGACAGGAGTGTATTGGAGGGAGACCCGCACTCTGTGCTTGAGGCAATGACAATAGCTGCAAAAGCTGTGGGTGCTACCAAGGGTTTTATCTATGTCAGAGCTGAGTACCCTCTTGCAATTCATCGTCTCAAAGTTGCTATAAAACAGTCAAGGGAGATGGGGCTTCTCGGGGAAGATATCATGGGAAGCGGGTTCTCCTTTGATATAGAGATAAGACTTGGTGCAGGTGCCTTTGTTTGCGGTGAGGAGACGGCTCTTCTTGCTTCCATAGAAGGCTCCAGAGGTACACCGCGTCCCAGACCTCCATTCCCTGCTGTAAAAGGACTGTGGGGCAAGCCTACTGTTATAAATAACGTAGAAACACTTGCAAATATTCCTGTTATAATAACGCGTGGAGGAAAATGGTTTTCTGGCATAGGCACAGAAACATCTAAGGGTACCAAGGTTTTTGCCCTTACAGGTAAGATAAACAATTCTGGTCTTGTAGAAGTACCAATGGGTACTCCTCTTAGGGATATTGTCTTTAACATAGGTGGAGGAATCCCCAACGGCAAGAAGTTTAAAGCTGTACAGACAGGAGGGCCTTCCGGAGGAGTTATCACAGAAGAATATCTCGATACTCCCATAGACTACGAAAACCTGCAGAAACTTGGGTCCATAATGGGCTCCGGCGGTATGATAGTAATGGACGAAGACGACTGTATGGTCAATGTAGCCAAATTCTATCTAGGATTTACTGTTGATGAGTCCTGTGGTAAATGTAGTCCTTGTAGAATAGGCGGAAGAAAGCTGTACAATCTTCTTGATAAGATTTCCAAGGGTAATGGTACTATGGAAGACCTTGAGACAATCAAGGAAATAGGACATACAATGCAGAAGGCTTCTCTCTGCGGACTTGGACAGACAGCACCAAATCCTGTTCTTTCTACTATGAGGTATTTTGAAGATGAGTATAAGGCACACATTATAGACAAGACCTGTCCTACAGGAAAATGTGTTGACCTTGTGACATATACGATTATATCGGATAAGTGTATAGGCTGCGGGCTTTGTGCAAGACGCTGTCCTGTCAATGCCATAAGCGGTGAGAAAAAACAGCCTCATCTTATCGATCAGACCAAGTGTATCAAGTGTGGCGAGTGCTATGCCGCATGTAAGTTTAGCGCCATAGAAAAGAAATAA